One segment of Daphnia magna isolate NIES linkage group LG2, ASM2063170v1.1, whole genome shotgun sequence DNA contains the following:
- the LOC116915776 gene encoding F-actin-capping protein subunit beta has protein sequence MTEEQLNRALDLMRRLPPQQIEKNLSDLIDLVPELCEDLLSSVDQPLKIARDKREGKDYLLCDYNRDGDSYRSPWSNTYEPPLEDGTLPTDRLRRLEVEANAAFDQYRQMYFEGGVSSVYLWDLDHGFAGVILIKRAGDGARNIKGCWDSIHVIEVQEKSTGRSAHYKLTSTVMLWLQTSRPGSGTMNLGGSLTRQMEQDGTVSEPTSHIVNMGRLVEDMENKIRHTLNEIYFGKTKDIVNGLRSIQPLADQKQKQAFSEDLANALQKRQGKSDP, from the exons ATG ACGGAGGAGCAACTGAATCGAGCCTTGGATTTGATGCGGCGTCTTCCACCCCAGCAGATTGAGAAAAATCTGAGTGACCTCATTGACCTAGTTCCTGAACTGTGTGAGGATCTTCTGTCATCTGTGGATCAACCACTAAAAATTGCCCGTGATAAGAGAGAAGGGAAAGATTACCTTTTATGTGATTACAATCGTGATGGAGATTCTTATCG tTCCCCTTGGAGCAACACCTATGAGCCACCTCTTGAAGATGGCACACTGCCTACTGACAGGCTTCGTAGACTGGAGGTAGAAGCCAATGCTGCATTTGATCAATATCGTCAAATGTATTTCGAGGGTGGGGTATCCTCTGTTTACCTTTGGGACTTGGATCATGGGTTTGCTGGAGTCATTCTTATAAAAAGAGCTGGTGATGGGGCTCGAAACATCAAAGGGTGTTGGGACTCGATTCATGTCATTGAAGTGCAAGAAAAGTCTACCGGCCGTTCGGCTCACTATAAGCTTACTTCTACAGTAATGTTATGGTTGCAGACAAGCCGTCCCGGTTCTGGTACGATGAACCTTGGTGGAAGCTTAACGCGCCAG ATGGAGCAAGACGGCACAGTAAGCGAACCAACGTCGCACATTGTAAATATGGGGCGTTTGGTGGAAGATATGGAGAACAAAATTAGGCACACTTTGAATGAAATCTATTTTGGTAAGACTAAGGATATTGTCAACGGTCTTCGTTCCATTCAGCCTTTGGCCGATCAAAAGCAAAAGCAGGCTTTTAGCGAAGATTTGGCTAATGCTTTGCAGAAAAGGCAAGGAAAAAGCGATCCCTAA
- the LOC116915774 gene encoding eukaryotic translation initiation factor 5A translates to MAELEDTQFESGDSGASATFPMQCSALRKNGFVMLKSRPCKIVEMSTSKTGKHGHAKVHMVGIDIFNGKKLEDICPSTHNMDVPVVKREDFTLIDISGDGYLSMMNDNGDLREDLKVPDGDLGNQIRTDFENGRELLCTVLKACGEECVIAVKANTAAEK, encoded by the exons ATGGCAGAGCTCGAAGACACTCAGTTCGAGTCAGGGGATTCTGGAGCTTCAGCAACATTTCCCATGCAATGCTCTGCTCTTCGCAAAAACGGTTTTGTTATGTTGAAG tcAAGGCCTTGCAAGATTGTAGAAATGTCCACATCCAAGACTGGTAAACATGGCCACGCCAAGGTCCACATGGTTGGTATAGACATTTTCAATGGCAAGAAACTTGAAGATATTTGCCCTTCCACCCACAACATGGATGTTCCTGTTGTCAAGAGGGAGGATTTCACT CTCATTGACATTTCTGGTGATGGTTATCTTTCAATGATGAATGACAACGGAGATTTGCGTGAAGATCTCAAGGTTCCAGATGGAGACTTGGGTAATCAAATTAGGactgattttgaaaacggTCGTGAATTGCTC TGCACCGTTTTGAAAGCCTGCGGCGAAGAGTGTGTCATTGCCGTCAAAGCCAACACAGCTGCCGAAAAGTAA